The Melitaea cinxia chromosome 13, ilMelCinx1.1, whole genome shotgun sequence sequence GAGAGAACTTATAAAATTGTTTGGAGAAAGATTTATGATtttctttaaacaaaatattattaattttaattactaaattaatttttatttctattttaagtaCTAAAgctcttaaaatattaattatattaatgctggaaatattaaatctatttgaatataaaattctgaaaataaacgaattgcttaattttatttttgatttaaatcaatatattcaatttaatttccaAAGGACATATCTGTCTATATGTACAAAATTTGATGATTTGTCTTAGTTATATATAGTCTATTcacattaagaaaatagtgGCTTGTTTAAGTTAGGATTCAATATGAACAATTTTACTACAATTTATTGAGTCAAGGGTCTTGGGTAATTATAAGCTGAGTGACAATAgttcactattttcttaatgcaaataaattatacatataaaacagttgttgatataaaataaacatcttTAAGATTCCTGTAAGGTTTCTAACAGTATTCATActcaataaagttataataaaataaaaataaaataaaaataaaaatgtttttatcacCTTTTGATTTAACTGCATTATTGTACCGGTGGCCTGCAACTGTTGCAGTTGCAACTGGGACAGCGGAAGGGAAGTTTGTTGAAAACTATTCGCTGGTGCAATctgtaaaatatgaatatttatgacaatgatataattaaaatatattctacatAGATTTCACTATTACTAAATTAGACTataactacaaaatatatttggtaaaattattttatgcagATATTTGTCAACtagcttaaattaaaatatattaataatatataataagctaTTTCCTATTGTTATCCTAGTGtgcataaattgttaaataaataaaataaaaatatttaaatacatgttATTAGAAGAGATCTCTGCCAATTTTGTAAATTGAGTAAGTTGATTTGTCAATGTTGTAATTGATAACAGATGGTTAGTAATcaatgttaaataaaagcttcttATTAGCTACGTTTCTtaagaaatagataaaaacCCTAAAACTTGATTAAATTTCTCTTGATTAAAACTAATTCTTCCATGTAATGTTATAGAATCATTATCAAACAACTAACAGAGTTactcatagttttttttttcgaagttaAAGAGTGCTGTTGTCCCTATAGGCTTTGACGGCGTCACCAGGTGGGGTGTCCAGGTATTAAAACCCAGCCATAAAAGAAAAAGGGAAGCCCTTTAGGAGCCCCATACTTAACCAATGTCATTTATACGTCTAGTCTGAagcaaaataaaatctatatttaaagaatgtttatacttttatttttttctcaaaggaagtctaaattatatttttttattaaatatttcatgttttatcacagtataaataattaagaattgaAAGTtgctaatataaaatttatatttttttgttttattataatatttttgctgtgtggttacagcattaaaaaatatagccaccccctctcttcccgtgggtgtcataagatgcgactaagggataacacagttccactactaccttggaacttaaaagacgaccgatggcgggataaccatccaactactggcttcgAAAAAGAAAGATTGAAGACGggctgcagcgtcttcggtgcaacaaagccagccctgctgtcaccaacgcgcctgctcagcgtggtgactatgggcaaaacacatgagttcacaccatttttggctcgaacttgtggaggcctatgtccagtagtggactgcaatagactgatggtgatgatatattatttattaggaatAAGTACTCACCGACACAAACTGCTGAGGTTGAAGGTTTGTCAAGCCTGTTTGATTTGTTGCTAGATCTTGCAACTGTTGATACGGTATCAACATAGTTTGAGACCCAGGGACGGTCCACTGCATTGTTTCAGCTCCTTGTATGTGGTACTTGACTTCTTTGTCACCCTTATCAGTACTATAAAGGATTTTCTGTGATGCATTAGTACTCTGTGCCGCACAAACTACAGGGGTTGCTGTCGCTGAACTAACAGTAGTTGTATCAGCCCCCGTTAAACTCGCCTGGGGAAATGACAGGCCATTTGGCAAGATCATAGACATTGACGATGGAACTCCACTGAGTCTCAACTGAGTGACATTCACAGGCTGCATGCTAGAAATATCCACAATTTGTGTTGCACCGAAATTCGGCTGCTGTATTGCACTTAGTTGCTGAGCTAATGGAAGAGATGTAAAATTTGTATTCGATACTTGAACTCCTGGCTGCACTATAGGTATTAACTGTCCGCTTTCCTGATTTAACACATACTGTTGCTGAGGTAGTAATTGCAAAACTGTCGGCTGTCTAACTGTCATCAAGGGTGTTGAAGCAACACTGACAACTGGAGGCATAACTGAAGGATGTGACGTGGTTGTTAACGTTGATGGTGTGGATAGTGCCACTGTTACAACAGGAGGGGGTACGGGAGGCGGAGCGGCTGTTGTTGTGAGAGTCGGCGGAGGCACATTGAGCGCAGGCGGTGGCCCTCCCGCTTGAGCGGCACTCCATTGAGCTAACTCTGCTCGAATGGTTTCTATGAGGTTCTGCGCCAGTGATCTAGCCGCAGCCAATGCCTCTGATCTTGTATGATGCAGTGCTAAGTGCAGGGGCTCGAATTTATCACTTTTCAAAACAGCAACAACTCCGGTCTCGGATCTTATATACTCAAGATTAGTACCATTCTGTAATATAAAGATTAGTAAtcttaatgaaaattatatgtGAAAAAACGTGATTTTTAAGGTCGAATTACTTACTGGTCCAAGTATTCTCGATTTAATATCAAATGCAGATGGTGCATTGTCCAAGCCTATATAAACTTTATCTATGAGCCCACCAGACATTATTAATAGGTAATATAGTCCTATTTAccttttatttaagttattttagaCGAATGCATCTTATAACTCTTATAAGCAAAGACAGTTGTTTTGACAGCTAAGAATATTGTTCTGAAACGaatgctttaaaattttatgaaactaatTATAGCAGAAGCGTCTGCTGCGTTCGGAAACATATAGCACAAATTGTCAGCACTAGAGGCGTGACAAgcgtattatatatttaacttaaaagGCTAAAACCAAGCTAAAACCTAAAAATTACCTTTATATACTCTTTGCTAAAATATGCGAAATACAAGaagtataatattaagtaatatttaccTCTTTTGACTCCacaaatgttttgttttaagaaTAACATTCCTCTATATGACTTTTTAGTTTGAGTCAtgatcataattattttaaaaagcagaatagaaataaaataacgactttaaaaattaaaaaagaagtaTTCAAAATAACTTAATAGCATAATACGGCGATAATTATGAACACGGAAAATCGGTATCCAGTTACAGCTTCTTTATTTATGTTgcgtgaaataaaaaatcgacaagaaaaagtaaatagaggACATCAATTACTGAAACGAAAGGCAGAAGCTCTACGACTTCGAGGTCGGCAAGCTACAACCGAATTGGCTGCGATTCAAGGGATATTAGGGAACACATTACGAGAAGCGTATATATCTCTTGCAGCTGTTAAATTCACCAATGGGGAATCTAATGCTTTGGTACTGGAGAATATAGGAGAGGTAATcagaatttataaaatgtcattAGGCATACCTAGCGTCTTCGGTAcaataaagccagccctgcggtcaccaacccacctaaccgtggtgactataggcaaaacacatgatttcgcagcagtagactgcggtaagttgaagtgatgatgatgatgaggtatacttttgtatttaaattataataatattttattatcaggCACAAATTCGTGTACAAAGAGTTCCAGAAAATATATCCGGGGTACCGACAGCGTCTCTTCAAATTATCGAAGACATGACTGTAAATGATTCTTTGCGCTACGCTGGACTTGGAGCGGGCGGACATCGTACAGCTGAAACAAAGAAAACCTTCAAAAAGGCTATtgagcttttgattaaatttgctTCTTTACGAAATACATGCTTATTGCTTGATCAAGCCGTTAAATCAACTTTAAGGTCGGATCATGAAGTATTTTAACAAAAGTTGAGTTAAAAAGCATAATTAATCACcaatactttataatttttcagAAAGGTAAATGGTAttgaaaaagtaataatgcCTAAATTACGAAACACGGAAAGCTACATTTTGACGGAAATGGATGAAAGGGTTACTGCAATtgcaataaaatacattattttatttcttaatctgcataaaatatctaattttttacataaacataacttttttttttttgataggaAAGAGAAGAATTGTATCGGTTGAAAATggttaaagcaaaaaaaaactttagtcaaacattgtcaaaaataaaaagtgcaAAAAAATCTGTCTGTGGTGATAGTGGTTAGTGAATTTTTAcattcaatttaattgtaatttgtatgcataaattaaaaataagaaatttattaaCCTCATCATTCAAAAAATTCACTTCAAAATTGTTagcttgtaaaatataattttttaaacttccaTGGTCTTTATCAAAACTTTTACTTACACGTAACGGAAGTCAAGAATTgcgaaataaaaattgttgtatcaaaaaatttatgtataatgTAAGCGTACAATTAAGattaacatatttattcaaaattatcgAAACATAATTCTAGTGTCATCTAAGTTTGTCGAATCTATCGTTAGGTGAAACAAAACGGCTTAAAGAAATAAGCTTTCTAAGAGGATGAAAAACGATTCACCAAAAAAAAACGGTGTTTTATCTTTTCAGATAACTCTATTGTACCGCCAGCATCACCCAAAGAATCATTTGAAAGCCTTGCGAAGATTTGGCCTTGCACACTAATGTCCTCGACTACTGTATCTGCTGGTGATTTCAAACCAGTGTGCTACCCACATAACTGGGAAGATGAAGATTTACTGTTTTAAACATTTCGCTTATACGTctgacatattttaataaaaatcgtcAAAGTTTCAAtagtgttttattaattaaagaaaattacgagatttcaaaattgttataaaaccCATCCGTTATCTAGTCTCTCTTCCATTGGTTTCGTAAAATATTGACATCTTCTAAACTTTTCCAATATTTCACCCTAGAAAAACATTAACGTATATATTAGGCGAAAAATAATACTAGAATAGAAAATACGCTGTCGTTTTAATTACTTACAGGCCCCGTCTTTTTTATTGTCTCGCTATAATAAGTTACGGCACTTGAACCTGTTCCATATAATGGATATTTAAGGTGcatctgtgaaaaaaaaacaaacagtgCTTTTTTACCATTTGAaacaaatactttaattaaaaaaatatatatatataataatataacatatacatttttatctgCTGTAACTGCCAAGTTGCGCGGTTGGAACTCATCTTTTACAAAGTTAGCGTCATATTCTGAACAGTATTCTTCAGCAGGTTGTGATGTTGCTAATTCCTCAATAACTTCGTCCAACATTTGCTCCCAAAAAAAGTCAGTTAGCATACGTTTTCGAATACCTTCACGGAAATTTAATTGCAAGttactattaaaatactttttgaacttcacaatttattaagaaattcatattttaagtaatttaagtaCTTAATTTGAATtcgattataaatataaaattttacttcaaatgtATCATAGTATGTATTTTGCAATGActaataaatcaatttattgaCTAGatggaaataatattatttctttcattttttcTGATTATTGTataaacagttatttattttctataaaaactttttaatttgttaaacttATTGTACCTTCAGACTGTTTGGGTTTTTTAGGGAATTTAAAACTATCCCGCATTTCACTGCCTTGCCCGGGTATGCCCCGACCGTCTTGAAGTATCCAAGGTCTACTGAAATTCTTTCCCTTGCCATATGCTGAAGCCTCAATGGGTGCTTTTGGGTTGAGTTTAATACGTTCCAAGGgtctaattttaatttgtgtttcCTCTTCAAGAGGTTCCGGTATATCAGCTTGTATTTCTTCATCcatttttacagaaaaaaatgttattctaaAAGTAACAAAACTTGATTTTTACTTACTTTTGGTTGTTTATAAGTTGCTAAGGAAAGCGATGGTTATATTTTACCAAGGTCAAGTCATGTCATCTATTAGTTTATGACTTTGACTACTTTCTCATCTCTTatctgtattattaaaattcgattctgataaaaatatttttatcaattgcCACTGTCACTGTCATATCCTAAAAATGGCTGAGGCTTGTCAGATAGCCCGAAAACAAGATTTGCCTCCTCCGGGAGGCTACAAACCTATTCCATATAAAAGATTACCCGCTAAACAATACTTCAGTGgtaagttttgtaataaaatattttttttcacattaatcaattacatattatgtaaCTTTGTAATAGGTTAGGTCTGTAGTAATAACTAATCTTTATTGCCCATAACCCAGTTCCTAAATATATCTTATACCATACATTTCACAAACTTCATATAAGTAGTCTCattgattattatattgattattatattgtatttaatttatgtacatGTATTACTGTAAATCAATAAGACCCTAATACCCTACCCTATATTACGTTGTTTACTACTACTAAGTTTTTATTATCCTTTTAGGGTATACTATGTTCGCTGGCTATGCCGGCTTAACTTTAGtatctatttatttgtacaacTTAACTGCTAAGAGAATACAGAAAAATGAAATTGAGATGCGCTCAGCCAAAATGGCCATATATCCTATGTTGCTGGCTGAGAGAGACAGGGAATACTTAAAGCAGCTCCGCAGGAACCGTGATGCAGAGGCTGAACTTATGCGTGACGTGCCTGGATGGGAGGTATTattaaaaacttgttttattataagactttttatatgactaggtaCAGCTCACCTCACATGGTAAGCGGTAGGGATGTTATGTGATGGCGGATGGTAAGCCTTTacctatagatgcctgcaataccagaagcatcacaagcgcattgccgaccccacTCTAGAttgttataagtatataaaatagttaaataatttcagcTGCATCAGCTACACTTTTTTTAGTTtaccttttttgttttcatttgttCAAATAAATGCCATAGTATAATCCTAATATCTTTTTTAGACAATAAGTACCACTAATTTACTAAATTGCCCATATCGAAAATGGAGTTGATTGtggattgaaatatttttgccAAACTACATTCAATTAatcttaaaatgtaaaataaattattaagatataatatctatactaattttatatttgaattcgTTAATATCAGGAAATATTGAATCGAAAAATTCCTTTTGtaggatagtccatttaccgaggaaacctataggctatatattttagtacatttttcctcaaattaatgcaGGTGAGACCgctgggcacagctagttaagtATAACTTTTTGTTTCAAGGTCGGCACTTACTACGGTGAGCGTGTTTACAAGATGTTGCCACCAGACACACTGGTGGAACCTATTTTCCATGAATACTATGCACACAGCTCCCCGACCGAATGGTTCAAGAGGGCTTACATCAAACTGCGTTCTTAAGTgcttgtttttaaaacaaactcaTCCAAAACTTGCAGTCAGTCTAAAGCTACCAAAAAAATTGATTACGTAATGAAATATCTTGAAGAAAATTAAGCGTTTTTAATCGCtgacttatattttaaacaggTAACTTTAGTTCAAACAGATGTTGAAACCCATTTCATAATGATTGTGTGAACGAAATTGATCATTGTAGTTACTTTGGTCTTAATAAAGGCTCATTTATTagtgtgaaattatttttaactacctttttattcttttcaacttttatttagaaatattaaaataataaacatacatacatagaacatcaatttattttcatattttcattCCATAGATAATAATtgcaacataattatgtaaaaatttaaaaacaaaataaaatttattattttcaataatcttgacagtaagttataaatataacaaaaaagagTAGTTTTGGAGCATTTTACACTGTAGAAACAGATTGTTCTTACTTACTAAAgaaattaatctatatatatatatatatgtttgtttgtatgcCCCTTTATAGAATCGCAAACTAtaatttgatcatgtcatgatcttcagcaaagtgttgtgcataagCCCACaagtttctgagttggtacgacgaAAAAAAAGCATAGCGACACGCGCAGGGTACAGTTAGTAAAACATAAATTgcacttatttatttgttacttttacgTAATCCAAATATTAATAgtgttttatattgtaaaacatTTTAACCCATATAGTTTcagtttataagtaaaaaaaacaaaacttgttTTTAGTAGACACTTAGTTTATAAGTGTTCAATCTACTGAAatcaatgtataaaaaatatcagtaaaaactttttaaaccaaaaaaaaaaaaacagagatGCACGCgtaaaaataaacagaataCACACattgttactaataatctccttttaccaggggttgtttggaagagattgcttaaagcaataagaccgcctttgcatgctatCAGTGTTACAGTTgtactactttttgtttaattttatttctgtactgcTGTTTTGTCCTTTTTTTACTATGTAAAAGtgtttgactatatttatttaagaagtaataaaaaaatgaaagatattAGTCAAATAACTAACCCTAGGAATttctcattaattttaaaatgtaaaaaaaagcttaaaactggagacaaatgtaaataaagaattatataatttttggtaATAAGGCTCAatatagaaaacattttttctaatttatgaaataaataaccataaccacttgatttaatataagataaaacaaatatataataattatataggataaaagaaattttacgGTGGACATCAACattaaaaacctttaaaataacaaaaaaatctacaacttaatttattaaaataaaataaaattagttccACTACAACTCAACACACAGACCTTTATATATGTGgttatatatcttattattattgtgcTTATTTACATTTCTTAATAACAATCTTTGGTCTTAATTTCACCGTTCTCAATTTATACATGTGACTCATAAGGAAGAACGTTGCAGGGAATGTCAGTAACAGCAAGTAGAGCCTTAGGTAAAATGGCATGTCGAAAGTGAAGTTCCATTCGTTAGGCAATGATATTGTGAATCTTTGAGTTTCTTCAAAGTAAGGTATGCTCCGTAGGATGACAATTGATTCGCATAAAATTCCAAGTGGGTACAGAGGTATCCACATGGTGTAACGAAGCCATGTcagtatataaatattcttcTTATATATCTGTGTTATGTAAAACGGATACCTGAAAAGAAAAAGAGTAACtggtaaaatattgtaaaaaatacaaaatgatcattcaagaaaatatattttgaattaccaataaatttcattataaaccAATTTCTTTTGCTCAccattcatttattttcaaaacagttcatgatttttcaattcaaaaatatttacaaacataattgaGAATTATACCTTAACATATCTTTGTGTTAATTTTCAAACTGTAGCTATGAATCTAATTAGCTTAatctaagggcctgtttcaccagttgtgatttttattaagAACTAAACAAcaatacaaaagtaaaataatgatGCAGAAATAACACAATTACATTGtaagagtatttattttatcgtcgacatttttaagtaatattatttaaaaaaaattcatcttCACAaggttatttattacataattcaGTAGAGTTCTAGTTCTAGTTCTAGCAACTTTAACAACATCAAAATTTTATCCAAATTTACTATTATTGTGGTATTAAATTATCGTTCAACTGTTTCACTAGTtatcgctcgcttcagcctgtcatatccctgctgggcataggcctctttctccatataggagaagggtcagagcttaatctaccactgctccaatgcgagttggggAATACAtcccatactatgagtaacgatcgctatcagatggaCATGAAATacttctccgaggcacggtggggagacatagaaacacccagatcacggcaaacatcggtatggccaatacaaatgtttgtcatgtgcgtggatcgaacccgcaaccgcctgcgcaacagctacaaaccagtgctgtgacataGCTACAAACAAGTtgcgctatttgacggatgaaaGGAACCGTGAGTaaaaagttttagaatattttttttaccgttgaattctattacatttataaaatatttcgtatatatgagtttattaatttaggagaaacaggtcctactggAAAATTCTACCTCCCACTGTCAGTCTATGTATTCGTATTATCATCcgtgttcgtttttttttctcctaCATTACTTGGACATtactttatcttatttattataatattgaataaaggaaaggaaggtaatgtctacagagacattagaaattttgAGTAACTTAATgttttgactaagttaaggttgctcataacactgggtacattacctaagtttgtaatgtacctagtgttaagatgtaaatttttattttattgcttgatatttttgataccttaactttcttttattattgttttttttttttgtaaatgatattatttttgactttcgttaGGTGTGtgtatcaccttatgacgaaataaatgttttcatttcacttCATTTCACATGTaccgtattttaaatttaaaatgttttttcaacatttttcaCTTTAAATTCGTGTGTATCAGTTATTTTTTAAGACATGTACATATTAGAAAAaatgtgttctttttttaaatacatttttaagtttagataattttaatgcatgttttttgtttttagctatttatttttatttatatagattataatagcaattcaatatttttgaagttattctATTGGTGCATTCGGGAGAAataagagtaaatttttacgacgtgcgcgcacaccgtcacaaaaaccgacaccctgaagttaactagtcaacgaagaagaagttagcaacgcgAACGTGAAgatagctagccaatgaagtataacctCTTACGTCCGTACAtaagtatagttcgcgtcatgtcaaaagaacgctggccttgaagctgcgcagaagcgatttatcggtctatttggtggtacgggtagggggacgggagtgtttatcaggtgtcgcatgcttgccggtgtgctattggttgacagcggttgacagttcgacgtcgactcaaaatattatcgcgcacaaaagttttaaattacaaaattctccatttactatttatttcactaaaaaacaattaagtatcaatttatcattttaaacacataaaaactattaagatacgaatatcgggagtacagataattattatttttgaatacgacatttcaataactaaaaaatttgttattgcttttgtttaaaaaaaaattgtgattttgtaaagtgataattattatacttatttagtccgaattattcgcacttgtatttctagtattttttaatgtacctgccaataaccattatacgaagccgcgagtgaaagcctaattaaaaaataaaacagtagtacttgtgcgcgagtatacccatgcgcaaacgcaccccctccagtttctttcagcgttctttttacacgACGCGAactatacacacatacatttttatcttttattaatcTTGTAAaagattacaaattattttttaaatgaaaaaaaatatatttttttagtagcTTACCTGACAATTTCAATAGTGCTCCACATTAGGAACAAATAGAAGACAACCGGTTTGGTTTGCATCCTTGGCTCGGAATCTATCAGtacaaatagaataaatgcaCGTCCACTGACTTGCATAAACGGTACAAGGACTCCGcccttaaaattaataataatacttaggtaaaaagaaaaagaagacaGAGAGAGAGTTGCATTCCACTTTATga is a genomic window containing:
- the LOC123659163 gene encoding NADH dehydrogenase [ubiquinone] 1 alpha subcomplex subunit 13, with the translated sequence MAEACQIARKQDLPPPGGYKPIPYKRLPAKQYFSGYTMFAGYAGLTLVSIYLYNLTAKRIQKNEIEMRSAKMAIYPMLLAERDREYLKQLRRNRDAEAELMRDVPGWEVGTYYGERVYKMLPPDTLVEPIFHEYYAHSSPTEWFKRAYIKLRS
- the LOC123659160 gene encoding V-type proton ATPase subunit D-like, with translation MNTENRYPVTASLFMLREIKNRQEKVNRGHQLLKRKAEALRLRGRQATTELAAIQGILGNTLREAYISLAAVKFTNGESNALVLENIGEAQIRVQRVPENISGVPTASLQIIEDMTVNDSLRYAGLGAGGHRTAETKKTFKKAIELLIKFASLRNTCLLLDQAVKSTLRKVNGIEKVIMPKLRNTESYILTEMDEREREELYRLKMVKAKKNFSQTLSKIKSAKKSVCDNSIVPPASPKESFESLAKIWPCTLMSSTTVSAGDFKPVCYPHNWEDEDLLF
- the LOC123659162 gene encoding uncharacterized protein LOC123659162 → MDEEIQADIPEPLEEETQIKIRPLERIKLNPKAPIEASAYGKGKNFSRPWILQDGRGIPGQGSEMRDSFKFPKKPKQSEGIRKRMLTDFFWEQMLDEVIEELATSQPAEEYCSEYDANFVKDEFQPRNLAVTADKNMHLKYPLYGTGSSAVTYYSETIKKTGPGEILEKFRRCQYFTKPMEERLDNGWVL